Proteins found in one Cardiocondyla obscurior isolate alpha-2009 linkage group LG03, Cobs3.1, whole genome shotgun sequence genomic segment:
- the LOC139113815 gene encoding MHC class II regulatory factor RFX1-like, which translates to MEKKERLKELFGSMSDESESPPPSPPPGAWPPTIDPSRRYPVPRVRTQVQRGDGSQRSHTRRLEKLPPAPPKATRKERSQPTGTTAARKPPRKITTDAVVTANMTASDAVTTVPPTTSASGSSGSSSQARQLPRKRAPATKLINTAAPGRNTISKTAATSEPGSSGPARGGLTTAPQSIGATGHSSQAHQKPIFRSMDLVRPPRPEVPTVVGIERHSTTGGRIGQSLAQKPAKASEMPHITRAMTAIASAPPPAVPWDSVAAAGSSSTEIRTTAEGAAPSYTCRVPAASLTLPLSPFATAMSVALPPASPAYVISTVHIQLPDGEFIQVPTSAIWHNRKYRARSATGRWVLRFAPDGRITARCKNRHSNEGGVVA; encoded by the coding sequence ATGGAGAAGAAAGAGCGTTTGAAAGAGCTATTTGGAAGTATGAGCGACGAAAGTGAGTCGCCGCCACCCAGCCCGCCGCCGGGGGCCTGGCCGCCAACGATAGATCCAAGCCGACGCTATCCGGTGCCCCGGGTTAGGACTCAAGTGCAACGGGGAGACGGCAGCCAGCGATCCCACACGCGCAGGTTGGAGAAACTTCCACCTGCTCCTCCAAAGGCAACGCGCAAAGAGCGAAGCCAGCCCACGGGGACCACAGCCGCCCGAAAGCCGCCACGGAAGATCACCACCGATGCTGTCGTGACCGCAAACATGACGGCAAGCGACGCCGTCACCACCGTGCCACCAACAACATCAGCAAGCGGGTCAAGTGGCTCGAGTAGTCAAGCACGACAACTACCCAGAAAGCGGGCCCCTGCCACAAAGTTGATCAACACCGCTGCCCCAGGCAGGAACACGATCAGCAAAACGGCGGCAACCAGTGAGCCGGGCAGCTCGGGACCGGCACGGGGCGGTTTGACGACGGCACCACAAAGCATCGGGGCAACGGGGCACAGCTCTCAGGCGCATCAGAAGCCGATATTCCGGTCGATGGACTTGGTGCGACCACCACGGCCGGAGGTACCAACCGTGGTCGGGATAGAGAGGCATTCAACGACCGGCGGTCGTATAGGTCAGTCTCTCGCACAGAAGCCCGCCAAAGCCTCGGAAATGCCTCATATCACCAGGGCAATGACAGCAATAGCATCTGCACCACCGCCAGCCGTACCATGGGACTCAGTGGCCGCCGCAGGGAGCTCATCTACCGAAATCCGGACGACGGCAGAAGGTGCCGCGCCCTCATACACTTGCAGAGTACCGGCAGCATCTCTCACGCTGCCTCTGTCACCGTTCGCCACCGCAATGTCAGTCGCACTACCGCCAGCTTCGCCCGCTTATGTGATCAGCACGGTACACATCCAGCTGCCAGATGGAGAGTTTATCCAAGTGCCAACGTCGGCCATCTGGCATAACCGGAAGTACCGGGCCAGGTCAGCAACGGGCAGGTGGGTGCTGCGATTCGCACCCGATGGCCGTATAACCGCAAGGTGCAAAAACCGGCATTCAAACGAGGGGGGTGTTGTGGCCTGA